The Coffea arabica cultivar ET-39 chromosome 2c, Coffea Arabica ET-39 HiFi, whole genome shotgun sequence genome includes the window AAGATAAAATAGATACGAGAAGTGTGAAAGCTCCTTTCAATAATTGATGTCGATCTCTTCAAAGTATTTTCTGACTTTGAAGCATAGCAATCTTCTAAGTACAATTGATGTCTGACTAAACATACTTCAAAAATCACTTTGAAACAAATTTATCTGGGATTTCTTTGGTGTACAACAGATTCAAAAGCACATCTTGCCATATTTCATTGTACAAGTGCTCTCAAAATTTAAATCTAAAGTGCGGTTCAATGAAAATCACAAGTTCATTGCTAGATATttttaccttttcttttattcctaAACACTACACAAGGAATTGATAATCAACTCTTGAGCGCTCATTCTGTAAGACAGCAGCAAGATACAGCTCATTCAGTTCAGACCATACCTGCCTGAAGACTTTGACAATTAGGTCATGGTATTCATCATAATTTAATGTCAGATAACAAGCCAAGAGTTCTTCGAGCTCTTCTGGCTTCTCAATGCCTTTCTCTATGATCATCTCAATCATAGATTCCCTGAAGTCATTTTGTGGATTATATGAATTCTTTACAACGGCATAGCTATCAAAGGCTGTTGTGTCTCCTTTTGCTTTctcctttgtcttctttttcaCCCTCTTAGCTTTCTTGATATCCTCTAGAGCCTTGATTTTGCACTCAATCTTGGCAGTATTTCTGGGAGAGTAAGATTTGATTCTGCTGGTTGATTTCCTTCTTTTACTCTGGCAATCTCTGTTGAAGTACACTGACCTCCTCTGCTGCTCTAATTTTGACttcatttcttttggttttatgtccttcaagtttttccactGCAAACTAATTTCTTCATGTTCTTTTTCAGAAAGGGCAATACATTCCTCCAAATTCTTAGCTTCCGACATGCAGTCCTCTTCAATTGTTCCTAGATTGGAGTTCGAGAAAGAAAAGCTGGGCTGCTTCACAGAATTTGGGGCTCTTGACTCCCCGAAGTCTTCTCCAGTATAAGGAATCCTTTCTGGGTATACTTCAAATATAATCTTCTCAGCTGATTTGGTCATTATCGCCTCTTCTTCCTTAGATCCTCTAtctgcatttttctcttttaacttCCTTCGCTCTGGTTTTCTTAATTTGTGAGGTTTTGCAGCTTTTTGTTGTGGTGTTTTCACCTCTATTTCCTCAGCGATCTTTTTCCTTCTGAGTGGATCATTTTGCAGTGGAATGCCTGCCTTCTCTTGCAAAACACCTGAGTTTCTTAGGGCAGAGACCATGTCATTGAATTTCCAAGTAACTTCTCTTCCGGCCATTCCCATGACTTCTGATTTAGAATCTGCAGGGCCTCCAAGTTCGTCATCCTCTGGATTGTACCACTCAGAATTTAGACCAACTGTATGCTTCTCTGCTTCCTCCCCAAATGAAAGCCTCCAGTAAGAGTCATCATCTCGATTATAGAACCGACCCTCTCCACAGCGAACAAATGATAAAGAACTTGGGGATGACAATTCTAGTTGCCTTCCCTCCTTTGCTTTCGCTGATATG containing:
- the LOC113726216 gene encoding uncharacterized protein, which codes for MMKLGRKNTSFTSSHSSLITHVFPISWLSKFKQKKGRSDDPISAKAKEGRQLELSSPSSLSFVRCGEGRFYNRDDDSYWRLSFGEEAEKHTVGLNSEWYNPEDDELGGPADSKSEVMGMAGREVTWKFNDMVSALRNSGVLQEKAGIPLQNDPLRRKKIAEEIEVKTPQQKAAKPHKLRKPERRKLKEKNADRGSKEEEAIMTKSAEKIIFEVYPERIPYTGEDFGESRAPNSVKQPSFSFSNSNLGTIEEDCMSEAKNLEECIALSEKEHEEISLQWKNLKDIKPKEMKSKLEQQRRSVYFNRDCQSKRRKSTSRIKSYSPRNTAKIECKIKALEDIKKAKRVKKKTKEKAKGDTTAFDSYAVVKNSYNPQNDFRESMIEMIIEKGIEKPEELEELLACYLTLNYDEYHDLIVKVFRQVWSELNELYLAAVLQNERSRVDYQFLV